One Orrella dioscoreae genomic window carries:
- the urtE gene encoding urea ABC transporter ATP-binding subunit UrtE produces the protein MLNVEGIDQYYGGSHTLRGVSLGLRQGECLALLGRNGVGKTTLLKCLMGVLPVARGTITLDGEDVTRLSPHRRAARGMAYVPQGRDIFARLTVEENIVMGMATLPGREARRISGEIYELFPVLRSMLKRRGGDLSGGQQQQLAIARALVAKPRLIILDEPTEGIQPSIIKDIGRVIEMLRARGDIGILLCEQYFDFARELADQFVVLSRGEVVARGGRDEIGGEDVRRHLSV, from the coding sequence ATGTTGAACGTTGAGGGCATCGACCAATACTACGGCGGCAGCCACACGCTGCGCGGCGTGTCGCTGGGCCTGCGCCAGGGTGAGTGCCTGGCGCTGCTGGGACGCAACGGCGTGGGCAAGACCACGCTGCTGAAGTGCCTGATGGGCGTGCTGCCCGTGGCGCGCGGGACGATCACGCTGGACGGCGAGGACGTCACCCGCCTGTCGCCGCACCGGCGCGCGGCGCGCGGCATGGCCTATGTGCCGCAGGGACGGGACATTTTCGCGCGGCTGACCGTCGAGGAGAACATCGTCATGGGCATGGCGACGCTGCCGGGCCGCGAGGCGCGCCGCATCAGCGGCGAAATCTATGAACTCTTCCCGGTGCTGCGCAGCATGCTCAAGCGCCGCGGCGGCGACCTGTCGGGCGGCCAGCAGCAGCAACTGGCCATCGCCCGCGCGCTGGTGGCCAAGCCACGCCTCATCATCCTGGACGAGCCCACCGAAGGCATCCAGCCCTCCATCATCAAGGACATCGGCCGCGTGATCGAGATGCTGCGTGCCCGCGGCGACATCGGCATCCTGCTGTGCGAGCAATATTTCGATTTCGCGCGCGAACTGGCCGACCAGTTCGTCGTGCTGTCGCGGGGGGAAGTGGTGGCGCGGGGCGGGCGCGACGAGATCGGCGGCGAGGACGTGCGGCGGCACCTGTCGGTGTAG
- the urtD gene encoding urea ABC transporter ATP-binding protein UrtD, which produces MSAMPPLTDLDARSAVGDGPAGEATAGRVAPRGVDTTHGAILYLDDVTVSFDGFKALNGLSLDVGVGELRCIIGPNGAGKTTMMDVITGKTRPTSGTAFFGQNIDLTRLAESEIAASGIGRKFQRPTVFEAHTVFENLELAMKADKRVRPTLFSRLTGEQADAIGETLALIRLEDAVWREAGLLSHGQKQWLEIGMLLMQQPLLLLLDEPVAGMTDAETERTAELLNTLRGRHSLVVVEHDMDFVTRIAGGGKVTVLHEGSVLAEGTMAQVQADARVIEVYLGR; this is translated from the coding sequence ATGAGCGCCATGCCGCCTCTCACCGACCTGGACGCGCGCAGCGCCGTGGGCGATGGTCCCGCCGGCGAGGCCACCGCAGGGCGGGTGGCCCCGCGCGGCGTGGACACCACGCACGGCGCCATCCTGTACCTGGACGACGTCACGGTCAGCTTCGATGGCTTCAAGGCCCTGAACGGGCTCAGCCTGGACGTGGGCGTGGGCGAACTGCGCTGCATCATCGGTCCCAACGGCGCAGGCAAGACCACCATGATGGACGTGATCACCGGCAAGACCCGCCCCACGTCTGGAACCGCCTTCTTCGGGCAGAACATCGACCTGACGCGCTTGGCCGAGTCCGAGATCGCCGCCTCGGGGATCGGGCGGAAGTTCCAGCGTCCCACGGTGTTCGAGGCGCACACGGTGTTCGAGAACCTGGAGCTGGCCATGAAGGCCGACAAGCGGGTGCGGCCCACGCTCTTCTCTCGCCTGACGGGCGAGCAGGCCGACGCCATCGGCGAGACCCTGGCGCTCATCCGCCTGGAGGACGCCGTCTGGCGCGAGGCCGGCCTGTTGTCGCACGGCCAGAAGCAATGGCTGGAGATCGGCATGCTGCTGATGCAGCAGCCGCTGCTGTTGCTGCTGGACGAGCCGGTGGCGGGCATGACCGATGCCGAGACCGAGCGCACGGCCGAGCTGCTGAACACCCTGCGCGGCCGCCATTCGCTGGTGGTGGTGGAACACGACATGGACTTCGTCACGCGTATTGCCGGCGGCGGCAAGGTCACGGTGCTGCACGAGGGTTCGGTGCTGGCAGAGGGAACCATGGCGCAGGTGCAGGCCGACGCGCGGGTCATCGAAGTCTATCTGGGGCGCTAG
- the urtC gene encoding urea ABC transporter permease subunit UrtC, with protein MKTPATPVVLDAHALLHGARRPLFSPRAWLALAVAALALALLPLANLVFPAGHALHVSAYTVALLGKFMCFALAALALDLVWGYAGILSLGHGLFFALGGYAHGMYLMRSIGTDGVYQRNLPDFMVFLNWKELPWYWSFTEHFWYAWLLVVLVPGALAFLFGYFAFRSRIKGVYFSIITQALTFAAMLLFFRNDTGFGGNNGFTDFKRILGFEITAPGTRAALYWVTLTALAGGLVLARALTQSRYGRVLMGVRDAENRLRFLGYEPLGFKLFVWTLSAVLCGIAGALYVPQVGIINPGEMSPANSIEMVVWVATGGRGTLIGPIVGAGVVNGLKTWFTSVLPEFWLYALGLIFVLTTLFLPQGLVGLARKLATRAGWRKS; from the coding sequence ATGAAAACTCCCGCAACCCCCGTGGTCCTGGACGCGCACGCGCTGCTGCATGGCGCGCGCCGCCCGCTCTTCTCGCCGCGCGCCTGGCTGGCCCTGGCTGTCGCCGCCCTGGCGCTGGCGCTGCTGCCGCTGGCGAACCTGGTCTTCCCGGCCGGACATGCCTTGCACGTCTCGGCCTATACCGTGGCGCTGCTCGGCAAGTTCATGTGCTTCGCGTTGGCGGCGCTGGCGCTGGACCTGGTGTGGGGCTATGCCGGCATCCTGTCGCTGGGCCATGGCCTCTTCTTCGCGCTGGGCGGCTATGCCCACGGCATGTACCTGATGCGGTCCATCGGCACCGACGGCGTCTACCAGCGCAACCTGCCGGATTTCATGGTCTTCCTGAACTGGAAGGAGCTGCCCTGGTACTGGTCCTTCACCGAACACTTCTGGTATGCGTGGCTGCTGGTGGTGCTCGTGCCCGGGGCGCTGGCCTTCCTCTTCGGCTATTTCGCGTTCCGCTCGCGCATCAAGGGCGTGTATTTCTCCATCATCACGCAGGCGCTGACCTTCGCCGCCATGCTGCTGTTCTTCCGCAACGACACGGGTTTCGGCGGCAACAATGGCTTCACGGACTTCAAGCGCATCCTGGGTTTCGAGATCACCGCGCCGGGCACGCGCGCCGCGCTGTACTGGGTGACGCTGACGGCGCTGGCGGGCGGGCTGGTGCTGGCGCGGGCGCTGACGCAATCGCGGTATGGCCGCGTGCTGATGGGCGTGCGCGACGCCGAGAACCGGCTGCGTTTCCTGGGCTATGAGCCCTTGGGCTTCAAGCTCTTCGTCTGGACCCTGTCCGCCGTGCTGTGCGGCATTGCCGGCGCGCTGTACGTGCCGCAGGTGGGCATCATCAATCCCGGCGAGATGTCGCCGGCGAACTCCATCGAGATGGTGGTGTGGGTGGCCACGGGCGGACGCGGCACGCTCATCGGCCCCATCGTGGGCGCGGGCGTGGTCAATGGGCTGAAGACCTGGTTCACCAGCGTGCTGCCGGAGTTCTGGCTGTATGCGCTGGGCCTGATCTTCGTGCTGACGACCCTGTTCCTGCCGCAAGGGCTCGTGGGCCTGGCCCGCAAACTGGCCACGCGTGCCGGCTGGAGGAAATCATGA
- the urtB gene encoding urea ABC transporter permease subunit UrtB: protein MPICLTRWLGASLLGAALLLGGGALAAPAAPDTAPATAQPAASADLDAALTGLADDDSDSKLAGIAALGASSDPRAAEALEALAGGMLYVTPSGQVWVGVSADSGRDARGGDVAPLPADAQAVMLNNRLRRAIDGALAGSRLFSAQASIRLAAARGMQRGGDPARLPLIEKALQQESHPAVREALEIAQAATMLQSADPARRIEGADKLGTTGNPAFRPLLTALTAQENGAHAEPDEGVRAAAERALRAIDRHAAMVEWAGHLFFGLSLGSVLLLAALGLAITFGLMGVINMAHGELLMIGAYATFVVQTLFRQYLPGWLDWYVLAALPVAFVATALVGMALERTVIRWLYGRPLETLLATWGISLILMQGVRSLFGAQNVEVGNPSWMSGGWRVMDGLVLSYNRIAIFIFALLVVGLVWLLLNRTRLGLFVRAITQNRRMADCVGVPTGRVDMLAFGLGSGIAGLAGVALSQLGNVGPDLGRAYIVDSFMVVVLGGVGQLAGTVIAALGLGAFNKILEPYAGAVMAKIVILVLIVLVVQKRPQGLFAPRGRSVE from the coding sequence ATGCCTATCTGCCTGACGCGCTGGCTGGGCGCCAGCCTCCTGGGGGCGGCGCTGCTGCTGGGAGGCGGCGCGCTCGCCGCCCCGGCTGCGCCTGACACGGCCCCCGCCACTGCCCAGCCGGCGGCGTCGGCGGATCTCGACGCCGCGTTGACCGGCCTGGCCGACGATGACAGCGACAGCAAGCTCGCCGGCATCGCCGCGCTGGGGGCGTCGTCCGACCCGCGCGCGGCCGAGGCGCTGGAAGCCCTGGCGGGCGGCATGCTCTACGTGACGCCGTCAGGCCAGGTGTGGGTGGGCGTATCCGCCGACTCAGGGCGGGACGCACGCGGCGGCGATGTCGCGCCCTTGCCTGCCGATGCGCAGGCCGTGATGCTGAACAACCGCCTGCGGCGCGCCATCGACGGCGCCCTGGCGGGGTCGCGGTTGTTCTCCGCCCAGGCCAGCATCCGCCTGGCGGCCGCCCGCGGCATGCAGCGCGGCGGCGATCCGGCACGCTTGCCGCTCATCGAGAAGGCCTTGCAGCAGGAGTCGCATCCTGCCGTGCGCGAAGCGCTGGAGATCGCCCAGGCGGCGACGATGCTGCAAAGCGCCGATCCCGCGCGCCGCATCGAAGGCGCGGACAAGCTGGGCACGACCGGCAACCCGGCATTCCGGCCCTTGCTGACGGCGTTGACCGCCCAGGAAAACGGCGCCCATGCCGAGCCCGACGAAGGCGTGCGCGCCGCGGCGGAGCGCGCATTGCGGGCCATCGACCGCCACGCCGCGATGGTGGAGTGGGCGGGACATCTCTTCTTCGGGCTCAGCCTGGGCAGCGTGCTGTTGCTGGCCGCGCTGGGCCTGGCCATCACCTTCGGGCTGATGGGCGTCATCAACATGGCGCACGGCGAACTGCTGATGATCGGCGCCTACGCGACCTTCGTCGTGCAGACGCTGTTCCGGCAATACCTGCCGGGCTGGCTGGACTGGTACGTGCTGGCGGCGCTGCCGGTGGCCTTCGTGGCCACGGCCCTGGTGGGCATGGCGCTGGAGCGCACGGTGATCCGCTGGCTGTATGGCAGGCCGCTGGAAACGCTGCTGGCCACCTGGGGCATCAGCCTGATCCTGATGCAGGGCGTGCGCAGCCTGTTCGGCGCCCAGAACGTCGAAGTCGGCAACCCCTCGTGGATGTCCGGCGGGTGGCGCGTCATGGACGGGCTGGTGCTCAGCTACAACCGCATCGCCATCTTCATCTTCGCGCTGCTGGTGGTCGGCCTCGTCTGGCTGTTGCTCAACCGCACGCGGCTGGGGCTGTTCGTGCGCGCCATCACGCAGAACCGCCGCATGGCGGATTGCGTGGGCGTGCCGACGGGACGCGTCGACATGCTGGCTTTCGGGCTGGGCTCGGGCATTGCGGGGCTGGCGGGCGTGGCGCTGTCGCAGCTGGGCAACGTCGGGCCTGATCTCGGCCGTGCCTACATCGTCGATTCCTTCATGGTGGTGGTCCTGGGTGGCGTGGGGCAACTGGCCGGCACGGTGATCGCCGCGCTGGGCCTGGGCGCCTTCAACAAGATCCTGGAGCCGTATGCCGGCGCGGTCATGGCCAAGATCGTCATCCTGGTGCTGATCGTGCTGGTCGTGCAGAAGCGCCCGCAAGGTCTCTTTGCCCCGCGCGGCCGGAGCGTCGAATGA
- the urtA gene encoding urea ABC transporter substrate-binding protein — MKRRTALKHFALASATLAMSTAWLPAAWAQETIKVGILHSLSGTMAISETSLKDVALMTIDEINAQGGVLGKKLEAVVVDPASDWPMFADKARQLLAQDKVSVVFGCWTSVSRKSVLPVFKELNGLLFYPVQYEGEELERNVFYTGAAPNQQAIPAVEYLMSEDGGGARRFVLLGTDYVYPRTTNKILRAFLHSKGIKDSDIDEVYTPFGHSDYQTIVANIKKFAAGGKTAVISTINGDSNVPFYKELGNAGLKATDVPVVAFSVGEEELRGVDTKPLVGHLAAWNYFQTVKNPVNDGFIEKWRAYAKAKGLPNASTVVTNDPMEATYVGLHMWKQAVEKAKTTDVDKVIDAMGGQTFASPNGFTMEMDKTNHHLHKPVYIGEIRADGQFNVVWKTKGPIRAQPWSPFIAGNEGKQGL, encoded by the coding sequence ATGAAACGCAGAACCGCACTGAAACACTTTGCCCTGGCCAGCGCCACGCTGGCGATGTCGACTGCCTGGCTGCCCGCCGCGTGGGCGCAGGAGACCATCAAGGTGGGCATCCTGCATTCGCTGTCGGGCACGATGGCCATCTCCGAGACGTCGCTGAAGGACGTGGCGTTGATGACGATCGACGAGATCAATGCGCAGGGCGGCGTGCTGGGCAAGAAGCTGGAGGCCGTCGTCGTGGACCCGGCCTCGGACTGGCCGATGTTCGCCGACAAGGCGCGCCAGCTGCTGGCGCAGGACAAGGTGTCGGTGGTGTTCGGGTGCTGGACCTCGGTGTCGCGCAAGTCGGTGCTGCCCGTCTTCAAGGAGCTGAACGGCCTGCTCTTCTATCCGGTGCAGTACGAGGGCGAGGAGCTCGAGCGCAATGTGTTCTATACCGGCGCGGCGCCCAACCAGCAGGCCATCCCGGCCGTCGAGTACCTGATGAGCGAGGACGGCGGCGGCGCGCGCCGTTTCGTGCTGCTGGGCACCGACTATGTCTATCCGCGCACGACGAACAAGATCCTGCGCGCCTTCCTGCATTCCAAGGGCATCAAGGACAGCGACATCGACGAGGTGTACACGCCCTTCGGTCATTCGGATTACCAGACCATCGTGGCCAACATCAAGAAGTTCGCGGCCGGTGGCAAGACGGCGGTGATCTCCACGATCAACGGCGACTCCAACGTGCCGTTCTACAAGGAGCTGGGCAATGCGGGCCTGAAGGCGACCGACGTGCCCGTGGTGGCGTTCTCGGTCGGCGAGGAAGAGCTGCGCGGCGTGGACACCAAGCCGCTGGTGGGCCACCTGGCCGCCTGGAACTACTTCCAGACCGTGAAGAATCCGGTGAACGACGGTTTCATCGAGAAGTGGCGCGCCTATGCCAAGGCCAAGGGCCTGCCCAACGCGTCGACCGTCGTCACGAACGATCCGATGGAAGCCACCTACGTCGGCCTGCACATGTGGAAGCAGGCGGTGGAGAAGGCCAAGACCACGGACGTGGACAAGGTGATCGACGCCATGGGCGGGCAGACCTTCGCGTCGCCCAACGGCTTCACGATGGAAATGGACAAGACCAACCATCACCTGCACAAGCCGGTCTATATCGGCGAGATCCGCGCCGACGGCCAGTTCAACGTGGTGTGGAAGACCAAGGGCCCGATCCGCGCGCAGCCCTGGAGTCCGTTCATTGCCGGCAACGAAGGCAAGCAAGGTCTCTGA
- a CDS encoding phosphomannomutase/phosphoglucomutase gives MRVSTQTAFPASAFKAYDIRGIVPEQLNPGFAHALGQSLGQRARAAGVTTLVVGRDGRDSSEALSLALQDGLNAVGIHTLDIGQVPTPLVYYGANVLETGSGVAITGSHNPPEYNGFKMMLSGAALYGDGITGLRPAMLETPDYDGPAGTRQQRDLLRQYIDRIASDVKLARPMKIAIDCGNGVAGAVAPALFRALGCDVTELFCEVDGSFPNHHPDPADPHNLQDLIACVRETDCELGLAFDGDGDRLGVVTKTGEIIWPDRQLILFARDVLSRCPGAQIIYDVKCSRYVATSVREAGGDPLMWRTGHSLVKAKLAETGAPLAGEMSGHIFFKERWYGFDDGLYTGARLLEIVSREANPSALLEALPQGVSTPELKLPMKEGEPFVLIDALQRHGRFDGAEVHTLDGVRAEYPDGFGLARASNTTPVVVLRFEADTPDALARIQDDFRRQILAQAPNADLPF, from the coding sequence ATGCGCGTGAGCACGCAGACGGCTTTTCCCGCATCGGCCTTCAAGGCCTACGACATCCGGGGCATCGTGCCCGAGCAACTCAACCCAGGCTTCGCCCACGCGCTGGGCCAATCCCTGGGGCAGCGCGCGCGCGCCGCGGGCGTGACCACGCTGGTCGTCGGCCGCGATGGCCGCGACAGCAGCGAAGCGCTGTCGCTGGCGTTGCAGGATGGCCTGAATGCCGTCGGCATCCACACGCTGGACATCGGACAGGTGCCCACGCCGCTGGTCTACTACGGCGCGAACGTGCTCGAGACCGGCTCGGGCGTCGCCATCACCGGCAGCCACAATCCGCCTGAATACAACGGCTTCAAGATGATGCTGTCCGGCGCGGCGCTGTATGGCGACGGCATCACCGGCCTGCGTCCCGCCATGCTCGAGACGCCCGACTACGACGGCCCGGCCGGCACGCGCCAGCAGCGCGACCTGCTGCGCCAGTACATCGACCGCATCGCCTCCGACGTCAAGCTCGCGCGCCCGATGAAGATCGCCATCGATTGCGGCAACGGCGTGGCCGGCGCGGTTGCGCCCGCCCTCTTCCGCGCGCTGGGCTGCGACGTCACCGAGCTCTTCTGCGAGGTCGACGGCAGCTTCCCCAATCACCATCCCGACCCTGCCGACCCGCACAACCTGCAGGACCTCATCGCCTGCGTGCGCGAGACCGACTGTGAACTGGGCCTGGCCTTCGACGGCGACGGCGACCGCCTGGGCGTGGTCACGAAGACGGGCGAGATCATCTGGCCCGACCGCCAATTGATCCTGTTCGCGCGCGACGTGCTGTCGCGCTGTCCCGGCGCCCAGATCATCTATGACGTGAAGTGCAGCCGCTACGTCGCCACCTCGGTGCGCGAAGCGGGCGGCGATCCGCTCATGTGGCGCACGGGCCATTCGCTGGTCAAGGCCAAGCTCGCCGAGACCGGCGCGCCCCTGGCAGGCGAAATGAGCGGCCACATCTTCTTCAAGGAGCGCTGGTACGGCTTCGACGACGGGCTCTATACCGGCGCGCGCCTGCTCGAAATCGTTTCGCGCGAGGCCAACCCGTCGGCGCTGCTGGAAGCCCTGCCGCAGGGTGTGTCCACGCCCGAACTGAAGCTGCCCATGAAGGAAGGCGAACCCTTCGTCCTCATCGACGCGCTGCAACGCCACGGCCGCTTCGACGGCGCCGAGGTGCACACGCTCGACGGCGTGCGCGCCGAGTATCCCGATGGTTTCGGCCTTGCCCGCGCCTCGAATACCACGCCGGTCGTCGTGCTGCGTTTCGAGGCCGACACGCCCGACGCCCTGGCTCGCATCCAGGACGACTTCCGCCGCCAGATCCTGGCCCAGGCTCCCAACGCAGACCTGCCCTTCTGA
- the pgi gene encoding glucose-6-phosphate isomerase, translated as MSNLAHSPAWIRFSAECKLADRDAQHLRILDAAGLRVDLSAQAWSPRFEQAGLTLLAQQGFEAARRDLFEGGLCNWTEGRAAWHTALRAPEPPAAVAAEVREGRARLRRFVEGVNARNAYRNVVHLGIGGSDWGPRLAVESLAGHDTRRTVRFASNIDAHAIDDALAGLDAQDTLVIIASKSFTTTEPLANAARVVEWMRQWGVSDPYRHIVAVTANTAAAEAFGISPDRIFSLWDWVGGRYSVWSAIGITIALVLGLDAFDAILAGAAAMDQHFLEAPLTANAPVQMALAAVANRSVLGFASQAIAPYDARLRHFVPWLQQLEMESLGKNAVRNGTPASVPTGATVWGMPGTDGQHTFFQWLHQDATGAPVDFLLCKQPDHNLTHHHRLLLANCLAQRSALLRGKSYEQALEEAQRTGGDPEQVAWLARHRVHPGRRPSTLIVLPRLAPYSLGALLALYEHKVFTQGVLWDINPFDQWGVEFGKELANKLAHDLTEPGPSGVSDLDPSTAYWVEALSPSVKSR; from the coding sequence ATGAGCAATCTCGCCCACAGCCCCGCCTGGATCCGCTTTTCCGCCGAATGCAAGCTCGCTGACCGCGATGCGCAGCACCTGCGCATCCTGGACGCCGCCGGCCTGCGCGTGGACCTGAGCGCACAGGCCTGGTCCCCGCGTTTCGAGCAAGCCGGGCTCACGCTGCTGGCGCAGCAAGGCTTCGAGGCAGCCCGCCGCGACCTGTTCGAAGGCGGCCTGTGCAACTGGACCGAGGGACGCGCCGCCTGGCATACGGCCCTGCGCGCGCCCGAGCCGCCCGCCGCCGTGGCAGCGGAAGTGCGTGAGGGCCGTGCCCGCCTGCGCCGTTTCGTCGAGGGCGTGAATGCACGCAATGCCTACCGCAACGTCGTCCACCTGGGCATCGGCGGCAGCGACTGGGGCCCTCGCCTGGCGGTGGAATCGCTGGCTGGCCACGACACGCGCCGCACGGTCCGCTTCGCGTCCAACATCGACGCGCATGCCATCGACGACGCGCTGGCAGGCCTTGACGCGCAGGACACGCTGGTCATCATCGCCTCGAAGTCGTTCACCACGACCGAGCCGCTGGCCAATGCCGCCCGCGTGGTCGAGTGGATGCGCCAGTGGGGCGTGTCGGACCCCTACCGCCACATCGTGGCGGTCACCGCCAACACCGCCGCCGCGGAGGCGTTCGGCATTTCACCCGACCGCATCTTCTCGCTGTGGGACTGGGTGGGCGGCCGTTATTCGGTGTGGTCGGCCATCGGCATCACCATCGCCCTCGTGCTGGGGCTGGATGCCTTCGACGCCATCCTGGCAGGCGCGGCCGCCATGGACCAGCACTTCCTGGAGGCGCCGCTCACGGCGAATGCGCCCGTGCAGATGGCGCTGGCCGCCGTGGCTAACCGCAGCGTGCTCGGTTTCGCCTCGCAGGCCATCGCGCCCTACGACGCGCGCCTGCGGCACTTCGTGCCCTGGCTGCAGCAGTTGGAAATGGAATCGCTGGGCAAGAACGCCGTGCGCAACGGCACGCCCGCCAGCGTGCCCACCGGCGCCACGGTCTGGGGCATGCCCGGCACCGACGGCCAGCACACCTTCTTCCAATGGCTGCACCAGGATGCCACGGGCGCGCCCGTCGACTTCCTGCTGTGCAAACAGCCCGACCACAACCTGACGCACCATCACCGCCTGCTGCTGGCCAACTGCCTGGCCCAGCGCTCGGCGCTGTTGCGCGGGAAATCCTACGAACAGGCGCTGGAAGAGGCCCAGCGCACCGGTGGCGACCCGGAGCAGGTCGCCTGGCTGGCCCGCCACCGCGTGCATCCGGGCCGGCGCCCGTCGACGCTGATCGTGCTGCCGCGCCTGGCGCCCTATTCGCTGGGCGCGCTGCTGGCGCTGTATGAACACAAGGTATTCACCCAGGGCGTGCTGTGGGACATCAATCCCTTCGACCAGTGGGGCGTCGAGTTCGGCAAGGAGCTGGCCAACAAGCTTGCCCACGACCTGACCGAACCCGGGCCCAGCGGGGTTTCCGACCTGGACCCGTCCACCGCCTATTGGGTGGAAGCCCTGTCGCCGTCGGTCAAGTCGCGGTAG
- a CDS encoding glycosyltransferase family 4 protein — MFIVNNPAFFLSHRLPLALAAQADGFDVHVATMDGDTVPVIRGHGMMHHVIPMSRSGRNPVRELGTVWALYRLLRRVQPRVVHLVTIKPVLYGGIAARLAKVHGMVAAISGLGFVFMRKPGGFDPLRTVVVTLYRLALGHRNSRVIFQNGSDRDMLLNAGVVRSRQVVLVRGAGVDLDAFTVQPQPATPPVVALMVGRLLRDKGVYEYVEAARLSQRRGAPVTWLLAGSPDPGNPASVTDAEVAQWNAEGAVQCLGERHDIAELYANAHVAVLPSYREGLPRSLIEAAACGRAVVTTDVPGCRDAIEPNVSGMLVPVQNAQALADMVLRLADDAPLRTRLGEAGRDLAVRAFDIRHVQAVHLEVYRDLTDGDRASTQ; from the coding sequence ATGTTCATCGTCAACAATCCCGCCTTCTTCCTGTCGCACCGGCTGCCGCTGGCGCTGGCGGCGCAGGCCGACGGTTTCGACGTGCACGTGGCGACCATGGATGGCGACACTGTGCCCGTCATCCGCGGCCACGGCATGATGCACCACGTGATTCCCATGTCGCGCAGCGGCCGCAATCCCGTGCGCGAGCTGGGCACGGTCTGGGCGCTGTATCGGCTGTTGCGGCGCGTGCAGCCGCGCGTGGTGCACCTGGTCACCATCAAGCCCGTGCTGTATGGCGGCATTGCGGCACGCCTTGCGAAAGTGCACGGCATGGTGGCGGCCATTTCCGGGCTGGGGTTCGTGTTCATGCGCAAGCCGGGCGGCTTCGATCCGCTGCGCACGGTGGTGGTCACGCTCTATCGCCTGGCATTGGGGCATCGCAACAGCCGGGTGATCTTCCAGAACGGCAGCGACCGCGACATGCTGCTCAATGCCGGCGTGGTGCGCAGCCGCCAGGTGGTGCTGGTGCGCGGGGCCGGGGTGGACCTGGACGCGTTCACCGTGCAACCGCAGCCGGCCACCCCGCCCGTCGTGGCGCTGATGGTGGGGCGCCTGTTGCGCGACAAGGGCGTCTATGAGTACGTCGAGGCCGCGCGCCTGTCGCAGCGTCGTGGCGCGCCGGTGACCTGGCTGCTGGCGGGCAGTCCCGATCCGGGCAATCCGGCCTCGGTGACCGATGCCGAAGTGGCGCAGTGGAATGCCGAGGGCGCGGTGCAATGCCTGGGCGAGCGCCACGACATCGCCGAGCTTTACGCCAATGCGCACGTCGCCGTGCTGCCGTCCTATCGCGAGGGCCTGCCCCGTTCGCTCATCGAGGCCGCGGCTTGCGGGCGCGCGGTGGTGACCACCGACGTGCCCGGTTGCCGGGACGCCATCGAGCCCAATGTGTCAGGGATGCTGGTGCCGGTGCAGAACGCGCAGGCCCTGGCGGACATGGTGCTGCGCCTGGCGGATGATGCGCCGCTGCGCACCCGCCTGGGCGAGGCGGGGCGCGACCTGGCGGTGCGGGCCTTCGATATCCGCCACGTGCAGGCGGTGCACCTCGAGGTCTACCGCGACTTGACCGACGGCGACAGGGCTTCCACCCAATAG